The following proteins are encoded in a genomic region of Necator americanus strain Aroian chromosome II, whole genome shotgun sequence:
- a CDS encoding hypothetical protein (NECATOR_CHRII.G8175.T1), with amino-acid sequence MQLRTSISWYAAYKLVSKANEGYPGYSPVATCKPKKKQGIGAEFPNMPPYRVSVLYKAVYWNYYRSYMKSLKYFVKKAVEGGGRSFEEQFTYTV; translated from the exons ATGCAGCTTcgtacgtcaatttcgtggtacgctgcctatAAACTCGTGTCCAAGGCTAATGAAGGATACCCTG GTTACTCACCAGTCGCTACCtgcaagccaaaaaaaaaacaaggaattgGAGCTGAATTCCCGAACATGCCTCCATATCGTGTTTCTGTTCTCTACAAAGCTGTGTATTGGAACTATTACCGCTCTTACATGAAATCACTCAAATATTTTGTAAAGAAAGCAGTGGAGGGAGGCGGTAGGAGTTTCGAGGAGCAATTCACTTACACTGTATAG
- a CDS encoding hypothetical protein (NECATOR_CHRII.G8176.T2) encodes MKRIVLEIVPWIAINGVRIPAAEEHFEDVLCNQDEFEKEHIMAEFQLASVIMNYRKRGTKTVS; translated from the exons ATGAAAA GAATCGTTCTCGAAATT GTGCCATGGATCGCTATAAATGGGGTACGAATTCCAGCCGCTGAAGAACATTTTGAGGATGTTTTGTGCAACCA GGACGAATTCGAAAAGGAGCATATCATGGCAGAATTCCAGCTAGCTAGTGTCATAATGAACTacagaaaaagaggaactaaAACTGTGAGCTAA
- a CDS encoding hypothetical protein (NECATOR_CHRII.G8176.T1) encodes MLFFVSFILILINTKSVFANVQQNRGLVTVDVIGESMCPDVAGFVANQLLPTFKKFRNLLQINYHPFGPFADTRCEVENARMICTCQHGPEECQKNALQACVIGALSNASDYLDIVACTQGPSGFNEAFTNCIANSTVSGKLNQNRMLQCASTDEGKLLMARHGILSRKVHENINWVPWIAINGVRIPAAEEHFEDVLCNQYFDPRPPECPSLKA; translated from the exons ATGTTGTTCTTCGTCTCGTTCATTCTCATCCTTATAAACACAAAGAGTGTGTTCGCCAATGTTCAGCAAAACAGAGGCCTAGTGACTGTGGATGTGATCGGTGAATCGATGTGTCCGGAtgtagctgg ATTCGTCGCAAATCAGTTATTACccacctttaaaaaattccgcaatcttcttcaaattaaCTATCACCCTTTTGGGCCTTTCGCGGATACACGTTGCGAGGTCGAAAATGCAAGAATGAT ATGTACGTGCCAACACGGACCAGAAGAATGCCAAAAAAACGCGCTACAAGCATGTGTAATTGGTGCCTTGTCTAATGCATCAGATTATCTGGATATCG TGGCATGCACTCAGGGTCCATCTGGATTCAATGAAGCATTTACTAATTGCATTGCAAATTCTACAGTTTCCGGAAAGCTGAATCAAAATAG AATGTTACAATGCGCAAGCACTGATGAAGGTAAATTGTTGATGGCGAGACATGGTATACTATCGCGCAAAGTTCATGAAAACATAAATTGG GTGCCATGGATCGCTATAAATGGGGTACGAATTCCAGCCGCTGAAGAACATTTTGAGGATGTTTTGTGCAACCAGTATTTTGATCCTCGACCTCCAGAGTGTCCAAGCCTAAAAGCCTAG
- a CDS encoding hypothetical protein (NECATOR_CHRII.G8177.T1): MKTEHFRDLLSNRNSTHTAATASITPTFLAILEIKSAKCSNAKAKLSIYLLPVPLPALLIGGSNSA, translated from the exons atgaaaactgAACATTTTCGAGACTTGTTATCGAACCGAAATTCGACGCACACTGCCGCCACGGCTTCGATTACCCCGACGTTTTTGGCGATCCTGGAAATCAAAAGCGCTAAATGCTCAAATGCTAAAGCAAAGCTAAGCATTTATCTCCTTCCG gttccgctgcctgcgctgttgatcggaggttcgaattcggcCTAG
- a CDS encoding hypothetical protein (NECATOR_CHRII.G8178.T1) → MLENRMDGKPIELVSEFSYCGCMLKNNGSHEKDAPQRCAKTTSAFKSLTKYPWSTPNTYEVKLRVYLSEIHAIIIHGTGGMGRLTVMEKPDCMKTKLLRQMFFFVQFMLISVTTKTAFATSKLPQLSQYNSIFEQKKLKKAASYGNVVTVHVVGETRCPDTTRFIENHLLPAFKKFRGRLQIKYHPYGPTKHTFCSRSKAGVVCKCQHGPRECDKNALQACVIDALPNAEDHLDIVACIQGPRSFNYVFYKCITNLVSSRQVRDRISQCADSDEGKLLMARHGARSLGIGAAITWVPWIAINGVRNPAAEEHFEDVLCNQYFDPRPPECPRIKA, encoded by the exons ATGCTGGAGAACAGGATGGACGGAAAACCGATTGAGCTCGTCAGTGAGTTCTCTTATTGTGgatgtatgctgaaaaacaatgGCAGCCACGAGAAAGATGCTCCGCAAAGATGTGCTAAGACCACATCTGCATTCAAATCTTTAACGAAATACCCGTGGTCGACCCCCAACACCTATGAAGTCAAGCTGCGCGTCTACCTATCCGAAATTCACGCTATTATAATTCACGGGACTGGAGGCATGGGCAGGTTAACCGTGATGGAGAAGCCCGACTGCATGAAAACGAAGCTGCTTAGACAG atgtttttctttgtccaGTTTATGCTCATTTCTGTAACCACAAAGACTGCATTCGCCACATCCAAGCTGCCTCAACTCTCACAATATAACTCAATctttgagcaaaaaaagctgaaaaaggcGGCAAGTTACGGAAACGTGGTGACTGTACATGTGGTCGGTGAGACACGGTGTCCGGATACCACACG GTTCATCGAAAACCACTTACTGCCtgccttcaaaaaattccGCGGTCGCCTTCAGATTAAGTATCATCCTTATGGGCCAACAAAGCATACATTTTGCTCTCGGAGTAAAGCTGGAGTAGT GTGCAAGTGCCAACACGGACCACGGGAATGCGATAAAAATGCGCTACAGGCCTGCGTAATTGATGCCTTGCCTAACGCAGAAGATCATCTAGATATCG ttGCGTGTATCCAAGGTCCACGTTCATTCAATTACGTATTTTATAAATGCATCACTAATCTTGTATCTTCTAGACAAGTTAGGGATAG AATATCACAATGTGCAGATAGTGATGAAGGTAAACTGTTGATGGCTAGACATGGCGCAAGATCGCTGGGAATTGGTGCAGCTATAACCTGG GTGCCATGGATCGCTATAAATGGGGTACGAAATCCAGCCGCTGAAGAACATTTTGAGGATGTTTTGTGCAACCAGTATTTTGATCCTCGACCTCCAGAGTGCCCAAGAATAAAAGCCTAG
- a CDS encoding hypothetical protein (NECATOR_CHRII.G8178.T2), with protein MDGKPIELVSEFSYCGCMLKNNGSHEKDAPQRCAKTTSAFKSLTKYPWSTPNTYEVKLRVYLSEIHAIIIHGTGGMGRLTVMEKPDCMKTKLLRQMFFFVQFMLISVTTKTAFATSKLPQLSQYNSIFEQKKLKKAASYGNVVTVHVVGETRCPDTTRFIENHLLPAFKKFRGRLQIKYHPYGPTKHTFCSRSKAGVVCKCQHGPRECDKNALQACVIDALPNAEDHLDIVACIQGPRSFNYVFYKCITNLVSSRQVRDRISQCADSDEGKLLMARHGARSLGIGAAITWVPWIAINGVRNPAAEEHFEDVLCNQYFDPRPPECPRIKA; from the exons ATGGACGGAAAACCGATTGAGCTCGTCAGTGAGTTCTCTTATTGTGgatgtatgctgaaaaacaatgGCAGCCACGAGAAAGATGCTCCGCAAAGATGTGCTAAGACCACATCTGCATTCAAATCTTTAACGAAATACCCGTGGTCGACCCCCAACACCTATGAAGTCAAGCTGCGCGTCTACCTATCCGAAATTCACGCTATTATAATTCACGGGACTGGAGGCATGGGCAGGTTAACCGTGATGGAGAAGCCCGACTGCATGAAAACGAAGCTGCTTAGACAG atgtttttctttgtccaGTTTATGCTCATTTCTGTAACCACAAAGACTGCATTCGCCACATCCAAGCTGCCTCAACTCTCACAATATAACTCAATctttgagcaaaaaaagctgaaaaaggcGGCAAGTTACGGAAACGTGGTGACTGTACATGTGGTCGGTGAGACACGGTGTCCGGATACCACACG GTTCATCGAAAACCACTTACTGCCtgccttcaaaaaattccGCGGTCGCCTTCAGATTAAGTATCATCCTTATGGGCCAACAAAGCATACATTTTGCTCTCGGAGTAAAGCTGGAGTAGT GTGCAAGTGCCAACACGGACCACGGGAATGCGATAAAAATGCGCTACAGGCCTGCGTAATTGATGCCTTGCCTAACGCAGAAGATCATCTAGATATCG ttGCGTGTATCCAAGGTCCACGTTCATTCAATTACGTATTTTATAAATGCATCACTAATCTTGTATCTTCTAGACAAGTTAGGGATAG AATATCACAATGTGCAGATAGTGATGAAGGTAAACTGTTGATGGCTAGACATGGCGCAAGATCGCTGGGAATTGGTGCAGCTATAACCTGG GTGCCATGGATCGCTATAAATGGGGTACGAAATCCAGCCGCTGAAGAACATTTTGAGGATGTTTTGTGCAACCAGTATTTTGATCCTCGACCTCCAGAGTGCCCAAGAATAAAAGCCTAG